Proteins encoded together in one Rhipicephalus sanguineus isolate Rsan-2018 chromosome 9, BIME_Rsan_1.4, whole genome shotgun sequence window:
- the LOC119404353 gene encoding uncharacterized protein LOC119404353, translated as MTTLISQRMRQALHITRDGPSVGLLSSDDTLFFTRRGPRVAHHHSDHVELCIEVELRFNANIARLESELNDGVDVFSEKKERVCTLVDVMKHIQGNVGHSLINEAELPGDELQISAPHIYCTPD; from the exons ATGACCACTTTAATATCACAAAGAATGCGACAAGCACTGCACATCACGCGCGATGGACCATCAGTCGGCTTGCTCTCCTCAGATGACACACTGTTTTTCACGCGGCGAGGTCCTCGCGTGGCGCACCATCATTCAGATCACGTCGAG ttgtgcatcgaggtggaacttcggttcaatgctaacatagcaagactcgagagcgaactCAATGATGGGGTAGACGTTTTctctgaaaagaaagaacgggtctgcacactggtggatgttatgaagcacatacaaggcaacgttgggcacagtctGATAAATGAG gcggaattgcctggtgatgaacttcaaatatcagcgcctcacatttactgcactcctgactaa